Genomic window (Gadus morhua chromosome 3, gadMor3.0, whole genome shotgun sequence):
TCTGGCTGAGCAGAGAGCGGCCTTGTCTCCTCCACTGTACGCAGCATCCCGAGCCTTTAACAGCTGACGTACCTCAGCAGTCATCCAGGGTTTTTGGTTGTTCCGTACTATATAGGTCTTCATCACAGTAACATCCTCTGTGCACTTGGCAATGTAGCTCATCACCGTTTCAGCATATTCTTCAATGTTAATATGATGCTCACCCTGAGATGCAGCTGTTTTAAAAATCTCCCAGTTAGTGCATTTAAAACAGTCCTGCAGCGCTGAGACTGCTCCATCTGGCCACACCCTGATGTGTGACTGGGTTGCCCTAGTTCGTATCAGCCTGGGTTTGTAAGTTGGAACCAGCAGCACAGATGTATGGTCTGAAAGGCCAATATGGGGTTGAGGAATGGCCTTATATGCCTCCGCAGTGTTGGAATAGACCAAATCAAGTATATTTTCTCCTCTTGTTTTAAAGTCCACATATTGCTTAAATCCGGGGAGCACAGTCTTTAAGCTAATGTGGTTGAAGTCTCCTGCAACAACCACAAAGCTGTCCGGGTGTTTTGTCAATAGTGCGCTGATGACGTCAAACAGGGGGCGGAGTACTTCGTAAGCATTGGCGTTGGCGCAAGGGGCTATGTAAACAGCTACTACAATCACACAGGTGAATTCCCTTGGCAGGTAGAATGGCCGACAGATCACTATAGAAAATTCCACCAGTTCAGAGCAGTGTTGAGCCACCGACGCAGCGTTTACACACCAGTcttttgccgcttttccaccgcacatgtagctcgactcgacacgacacgactcgacacgactcgacacggtagcagcgcgggtccttttccaccgcaaatagtacctccgggacgtgggcggggtcggctgcgtgaaagggctgtgacgtatttttgtacgcgacgcaaacaacacctacgtaacccacacatggacagaacccacataacaacaatggagaacatcgatgcgatggtattcgtgttcatattattagctggcatgttgaagaagtggaatatgttggctgcggcgctgctatggctgttaccagcatggttgccatgtcgctctcgtgacttcgtcacactctctggccaatcagtggccggccgtctgccgacgtcaccttttagcatcggctcagccgcttggaacctagagcgaggcggtactagaaaaagcagccacttcaggtaccagataccatgttttcgcggtgaaaacgcaaaaaatgcgagctgagtcgagtcgtgtcgagctggtaccatgcagtggaaaagcggcattcgTTGATATAAATGCATAGCCCCCCGCCTCTGCTCTTACCGGAACTCGCCGCGTCTCTGTCAGCTCTGAAGAGTGTTGTTCCCTCTAGCTGAACAGCCTCGTCCGGAATGTTTTCATGTAACCAGGATTCGGTAAAAATGAATAGACAGCAGTCTCTCCATACCTTGAGTGATCCTCTCATCAGACGGAGCTCATCCAGTTCGTTTTCGAGAGATCGGACGTTGGAGAGTAGGATTGTTGGCACTGCTGGTCTGGTGGGTTTAGTTTTTAGCCTAGCTTTGATGCCAGCCCTCTTTCCCCGCTTTAGTTTACgttttgtttttatatgttttgttttgtttacgtCCACCCCgtctctgctgcttcctcctccgGGCAGTTGCGGGCACATTGTCACAGTATCCGTTAGTATCCTGTGTTTGCGTAATATGTCCAGATGCCAGTGATGTTACTCGCTTGCAATGTCCTAATGTTTAATAATGTTTCCCTGTCATAAACTATGTTTGTAGGACgtctcacactcaaacattcaATCTCAATCTCACAGATCTCAAGAGGGGCTGCTGCGACTGGGCGCGCCGCCCTGGCAACGAGCTTACTACCTCGTCTCCTAATCCTGTTCCTAATTCCTCCTCTCGATCCTCTTTTCCTCCGTATTGTCTTCTTTATCAGTGTTGATGGTATGAAATCCAGTTGTTGGGGTGATAAATCAACTGTCTGGCAAGCGAGTTGAAGCTCCAGAAGGTCCGCTCTAGTGCGTCTCGGTGGATTTGGATGCGTCGTGACCGTTGGGATGCGTCGTGACCCCAGCAGAGAATAAACCTCCATAACTTGATGCAAAATGGCTTTTGAATTCCACTAACGCAGATTTGACAGTATCCATAGGTCATACGAATATTGCCATGATTTAAACTCGACaaaaaagtgaaaaagtaaattaaatatgtaataaagTAGCCTTTCAATCACGAGTCGCTCAAACAGAGGAGCGCCCCGCATCTCGTTGCCATGACCAATCAAGGCTTTCATCTACCATGGCCAATGTGTCCTCGCAACCTGGAGTATCTACCTCGGCTGAATCACATGGCTCTGATTGTGCTGCAAGTGCCAGTGGCCAAGAAGAAACCTGGTGTTTCTGTGGCCAGGTTGAGTTTGGAAAGATGATTTTGCGTGACAATGCAAAATGTCATATTAAGTGGTTTCACTACTCGTGCATTAATGTCAAGGTTGCACCAAAGGGAAAATGGTATTGCCCAAAGTGCCAAAAGCTACCTAAGTTTGAgccaaaaaagggaaagaaacctttgaagtaaaaaaacaaaactgtattttttagTGGACTGTTGTGAAGTTACGCACAAAAtgtgatttaatttatttagaaaCGTGTACCTTTTTTGAAActgttcaaaaacattttttccCAAAATGTTTCctgaattgcattggcataGTTTTTTGTAAATGCTCTCTTTCTGGCCATATGATAAGTGGTTTCATACGAATAAACATGACATCAATGACTATCCTAGAAGCTGTGGCTATTGATATGTTAAATGCATATGACAGGAAGGTCGTGGAAACATTAAGCCTAAGGCGCATCAGTGTCAGCATCAACTGCTTAAACTTATCAAGTGACTTCTTCACAGGGAGGTGGGGACTAAGGAATGTGAAGAGTACCAACAGTATCTGGTATGTAGGTAGGCCAGtgaaaaataaaaccttttcatcattatCAACAAATGCACTTTGGTCATAGGTAGTGGACAAATGTGCAACATCAGAGCACAACTGGATGTTTTCAGTTCTAAGATTTTGAAGTTCGCTGGTCATAGCCTCAATTAAATCACCAGTCAATTCACTTTGAGTCTCCGTGCTGCACAAATTGCTGCTGATATAACCACTTGTAGTAGGGTCATCAGTCTCAGAATCATCAGTCTCTGCAGCAActccagcatcagcagcagcatcagcagcagcttctctcagtctctgctgGGTTCTATTCCCACGACGGCTGTAGCGTGATGATGTCCCAGCTTTTTCAGGAGACCTTTGCTGACCTGTCATTCCGACAGATGGCACCCAATCTGGGTCATCCTTTTGATAAAGGTCAGACCTTTTACCTGGAATACAATGAGAAATACAGCACATTGTAGCTCTACATTTTAAGAACTGTGTTGCTACTGTAGCAGGCTATTAAATATGATCCTAATCAGATATTAAGTCAATAATGCAACATAAAAGCATGTCACTTACCTGACAAGAAATGGGCCGAACAAATTCGGACGTTGTCCAGATTTTTGCCACGTAGATCCTGGTTCAGCTTCGCTAACCACAAGCGCCTCCTTTCCTCTGACAACTTTTGGCATTGTTCTCCTTGATTAGTTATAACTTTTGGCAGTCTGTAATACTCCAAATGTTTTTCGCGGTCTGACCGATTGGTACAGCCAAAAACACGGCAATAATTTACCATTTTCCACGAAGATATTCGGGATCTACTGCGGCGTGCGCTTTATTTACCTTGGCGTGCGGTTTATTTACCTTGCCGAGTACCTCCAACATGGCGACTGCCGGATTGATGACGCGCTGATGACGCGCCGTGAAAACCCTCGATTGATGTGCGGTTGACTCCGCCAGACAATCCAAAGGGTCAACGAATACAAAGCCCCAGGGGGAACACGCTCGAAATATGTGGTGGTGAAAGCAAAGCCTTTGGTTCAAACGAGTGTTTTTTGTTCCACTAGGTGGGATCTGAAGTGTTTGATGTGAATTGTTGTGAGCGCTGTTGTGCTGTTGTACGGCTGCTCAAAATGTGATGAAGAGGTCACACGACATGCGGCGACACCTGCTGGTCTGTTTCTGTTATAATAGTTTTTGATGGTTTTTCGCCTATTTCTATTTCCCACTGTTCATAGCATGGATAAACGGTGTTTACTCTTTGAATTTCTTATTCCTCGATTGATACATGTGTCATGATTATAACTCCCCTCTTTAATCAGCTCGTAAGGAGGGAAATAAGGTTATTTTAAGAACCAAGAAAATGACATTATCATAACATTTTAAGTTGATCCATGTTTTGGAGAAGTTCGCTTTTGAGGTTGTTTGCCTGTTAGATTACAGAAAGAGGGATATCACTTTCAGATAAATGTGATATCTAAAACCAAACTTTTGGCATACAACAGCACACTATCACGGCTTCCAAGAGCAACCTATATTTATATACCTCATAATTACACATTGGCTTGTAGCGCTGACTGCTATTAAGATGAATGATAAATACATGTAACAGATAGTGATACACATAGCTCTGAATTTAGTTCACCACTTAAAAGGATAGTTACCTAAGGCATCTCCTACAACATGTTCAGTGACCCTGGGGACTATTACAAAGATACAGATTGTGAATGATTTATTTACCGGCTAGAGCTGTCAAAAATCCCAAAACGGTGGACAACAATTTGGTccatgatttttattttattttattgatgtaGGAAAGAATCGCAATTCAAAGTAAAAGCAAAAGCAAGTGCATCAGGTTCATAAAGCTTCATAAAACATACAACACAGCAAAATAATACAGATATTGAAACATCAAGTATAGTTTGAGCCTCTGATTTACATTGGGTTTAAATAAAGTTGTAGTGATTATGTCCCGTTGCTTTAGCTCCTTCTGCAGCCACAGAGGGCAGAAGACACAAGGCCAGTGCAGTGATATGCTCGCTTACTCAcactttcaaatatttcagaTGGGAAGGATAGGCCTTCTGTTAATGAAAGTGATCCCATTTCTTCACCAGGGTGTTCTCCAAACTGAAAGACTGAGACACCTTGATTGAACACACTCACAAGGCCCAACCATTATTTAAATCCTGCTGCCTCTACTGGTTCAAACCTGACGGGGCTGTGACAGGCAGGACTGTCAATCTGTGAAAGTAGAAGGAGAAGAAGCTTCAGCCACCATGTAAATAAGAAATGTATTTTccttgataattttttttcatcTAAAGTCTTTTTTCTCTAGAAACATTGAGAGCTTACTCAAGGACAGCATCAGGTCCTTTAAGGTTGACGCCTGAGTAAACAACCTGCTGCGTCTGATCCGACTGGACAAGTGAGCCAGCCAAACAGCGAGGCGCTTCCTGCATCTCCGAGTGATGTGGATGTTGGATGTCGCCATAGTGAAGTTCCTCCTGCCGTTCAattggttctctctgtgctgcaggtGCCGGGCGATTGGTTAGAGCTGAGGCGTTCTCATACACAGGAAGTGCCTGATAAGGAGAGCGGACAGAAAAAAGTATGTTTAGAAAACACTTTTTAAAGTTCCTCTAAGTCATTTATTTCTGGTTTAGAGACCCTTTGAGGTAGCATCCCTCCTGTCGCCAGGCAACCCACTGATCTGCAGTTGCCAGAAGGACCAGTGGCCTACTTTGAGCTCACCCGGTCACAAAGGGAGAGCCCCTCTGTTGACCTCCACCCAGAGCTGGCTACCTTTGCTCCTGCACTCAACCACTAAATAAGGGTTTTACCATACAGCTCCAACATCACTTCTTGTTTGAGCGTTTTATTTTTGCATATTCATGGGTCTTTCTTAAACACAAAAGCTTCTTGTGGTTTAAGACATTGCCTCAGGGTATTTCCACTGTGTATTGGTACATCCGGGGTTAACAATATGGCTTCCTGTGTCTCACCTCTGTGGTATCTGGCCTTCCTGCTGGTCCAGATGCTTTTCCGGATGCCATCTTTCTTCTAATGACGAGAACAGACATATAAAGAAGCAACAGAGGAAAAAAATGCCaaagaagaaagggagagagaatatatatctcacctcatccagaggaCGACAAGGAGGGTAATGATGGTCAGTAAGACAGCAGTGGTTCCTAAAGCGACAGCTGTGAGTAACGATGGTGTGGCTATCTCTAGATGACAGACGGCAACATCGGGCCATTATTAGACTCGCGTAGTGAGGATTGACCCATTGATACTCTGCTTCCAAGGTGTGGGTTTTTCACAGGCCAAATTACCTGTCCCATTAATGAACAAAAAGGTGGAATCATGACGTCCGATTGCATTGTTCACAGTAATAGTCACCTCCCAGCTCAGATGTGATAACAGCTGTGGTGAGGATCTGTCCTGGTTCCTCCACTGAACTGGAGTTAGCTTCTGGTTTGGcctcactgctgcagctcagagtcactgagcTGCCTTCCTCTTTTTCACCGGAGGGACTCACTGTCACTGAGGtggtctttggagcgtctgttgACAATTACATTTCAACCATTATAAAACACGTGtgataaaaacaagtgttagTTAAAATGCATACACAAGTGTATAATGGAGATGGCAATATGTTAAGCTAGTATCATTGAAGCCTTATTGAATACAGTTAATATTTAAAAAGCACCCCAAGGCACATGTCAAACATCAGTTACAGCACCACCTCTGATTCAACAGGGTTATTGCACCCAAGAGTAAATCCAGTAACTAGTAAATTGAGCCAACAAGAAACAGTAGCACGACGTAGTATACACATGATACATGAAACGGTGAGTGTTTCTTCGGGAGACTGGTGTCGGTAGCCTCTGACTGAGCAGGAGTAATTCCCAGCATGCTGAAGGCTGACCGGGTCCAGAACCAGCTTGTTCATTGTGCTCTCTGGCTCGGCCACAGGACCCTTGTTGTGGTACCAGATGTAGGAGGGTTGACCAGGCAGCAGACACCTGGTGCTACAGCTCAAcgtcactctctgtccctctgtcacCGGGGCAACAGCAGCCCCCTCCACTCTCAGGCCTGAACAAGGAAGAGGGTGAAGCGGTGACATCAATAATAACACCACCGAGAGAGTAGAGTAGTAACTgtctattattatcattataaatGGGTAATTATACATATATGTCACTAGTACCTGTGACAGTCAGAGTTGTACCATGTAAAGCACTTTTCCATTCATGGCTTCTACTTTTATATTTGAAACGGTACTCTGCAGAATCTGTGTCTCTGAGGTCAGTGATTTTCAGAGTGGAGCCTACTCTCTCTTTCACAGGGTACTCAACACGTCCTTTATATTCAGAGTCCTTCTGGAGATCTGTGGGCTTGTTGTTATTGCTCCATGCATACCAGTATTTCTCCTTCAGTTTTAATCCTCTGCTGTATGTGCAGGAGATGTCCACTGATGTGCCTTGCAGGACACACATGGTTCTGGTGGAGTAGGTCACTTTGTTGCAAAGATTTTGGTTTCCTTTGACACCTGACAAAGAAATAACCATAACAGCTGTGGTTCAGGCAGCAGTATTATGGTGGATGGGTAGTCTTAAGGAATAACAATTTTGATATAGTTCAACGTGAAACTACAATTGTAGAAACTAAAAACCTACTATAGTAGAAGCTATAGTTTAGTTAAATATTAATTGATTGTTAGTTACTACTATGTTTGCTTGATCTACAGTAGATTGCTAATTGCTAATCTTTATTCAGTAAATGTTGTAAAACTGTAAAACCTGCTATGTTGCAGGGTTTTCCATTAATCACACTATGCATGTGTCAAAGGAGATGTTAGGCTAAAGATCTCCCCAGTCATTACAGAGATGGTTTCTTCTGGTTCCCAGAGCCTGAAGGCTTTGAACACGCAGGTCAGTTTATCTTTTTATAATGCACATCGTTTTAACTACCTAAGCTCAATTGCAACTTGTATCATGTCAGTGTACTGTGGAGTTTACTTACACACTAAAGGGGAGTGGAAACGCTCGGATCCTTCAACAGCACAGGAAAAGCTCTCTCCTTCTTTAATGTAGAATATTTTGGTCAGACTTTCTGCATGCTGTCCATTCTTATACCAGACGTAGTTAGGGtgatcagaaagaacacacataCTCTGACACTCCAGGTATTTCCACAATCTGGGCCAATGTGGTACCTTCACCTTGAGGTCTGAGAACAAATTAGTTATTCAACATGattcagatcacacacacacacacacacacacacacacacacgcacacacacgcacacacacacacacacacacacacacacacacgttgagttGACTCATAAATAATCTGAGTTCACCTGTAACAGTTAACTTCACTCCGGGGTCTCCAGTATATTCCCCGCCTGGTTGGTTGGTGATGAACCTGACCTTGTACTCAGCAGAGTCACTCTGTCTCAGGTCTCTGATTCTCAGGGTACAATTTCCACTACAGCTTGACAAAGAACAGCTGTGCTCTTCACAGCTGCGTTCAACACGACCTGCATAGTCTGTATCGCTGACCAGACCCCCTGGCTGACTGTGGTCTTCTTTAGTAAACCACAGTGTTTCTACAGGGGTAGAGCGGTTCTGCAGTTTATCAGGGTATTCATAGGAGCAGCTGAGCTCAACCGTTGATCCTCTTAAAGCGCAGACCTTACTAGATGTGTAAGTAACTGTCCAGTCATGATAACCGTGTAGCGCtgtaaaaaacaaacagcatCTCACTGATGAAGTGCAAGATCACAACATGCATTGAGTTGGAAACTATAGAAAGTTGCTGAGCACTGAGCTCTGAGAAGAATGTTTAATAATTTGAGTGTCATCCTACACATGGAAACAATTCAACTAAATCTATCACACACAATGTAAATGTACCAACCTGATACCAACAAAAGGAAAGCTAGAAATCCTCTTTCTGCTGATCTCAGATACATAgtttgtcctctcctctctctctctacagagaTATTTAAACACACGTATAAATGAATAGTATAAATACATCCCAACAATGTAAATGGTATTTAGAAAACTGAGAAAGCTTAAATTATCTTATCATGGTCGTCATaccaataataatatattatacaattatattcataTGAATCAACATATGATAGTAATAATAACAATCAACATATATTTATGTTAAATTAATGTTAACCAATACAAAACTAAAATAAAGGATAGCCAAAATACCGTGGAACAAGAAGCTGGTCTGCCATATAGTCTCAGATAATGACACAGAGAGCGGTGTGATATCAAAGAGTGATGAAGGAAGGGTATTATTTGTGTTCTCTCTCATTTGCCTCATTCCGAGTCaaatgagagagaaagcagaAGTCCCATTATTCAGACTATATTTAGAGACGATGCCTCTGCAATAAAGTGGCCATTTTCTGGTAACCAaattcggcatttttgcatagggaaccattggtataggcgcgtagacgcgttaaaggcctccacacaccggcgcgGCGCGcatttgacgcgcgtcaaaagcacgcccctagcaccaacaggaggcggcgcgacggccgcgctgcagtataaaatcaggaagtcacctgtcaatcaacagcAGCAAAGAGACGGaacgcaatgggtgagtagcctattgtagcctagtttatttattgtccatctttttggctgaataatttgaaaaatgcataatctgcgcagtgaaagtatgttttcaagcatcagaTCAATTTAGTTTGGCgggcactttatcgttttatttactgtcatttcttatttattttatattttgcaattattcatctactgcatcaatAATCTCAATAAGtgcaggaccttctattaagcctttttagtatatagtgcagtcaccttttaaggccaattgttattttgtgtatttattgtattgagttTACTGGAGGGCTTTATTG
Coding sequences:
- the LOC115541077 gene encoding B-cell receptor CD22 isoform X5, whose product is MRQMRENTNNTLPSSLFDITPLSVSLSETIWQTSFLFHERERRGQTMYLRSAERGFLAFLLLVSALHGYHDWTVTYTSSKVCALRGSTVELSCSYEYPDKLQNRSTPVETLWFTKEDHSQPGGLVSDTDYAGRVERSCEEHSCSLSSCSGNCTLRIRDLRQSDSAEYKVRFITNQPGGEYTGDPGVKLTVTDLKVKVPHWPRLWKYLECQSMCVLSDHPNYVWYKNGQHAESLTKIFYIKEGESFSCAVEGSERFHSPLVCVKGNQNLCNKVTYSTRTMCVLQGTSVDISCTYSRGLKLKEKYWYAWSNNNKPTDLQKDSEYKGRVEYPVKERVGSTLKITDLRDTDSAEYRFKYKSRSHEWKSALHGTTLTVTGLRVEGAAVAPVTEGQRVTLSCSTRCLLPGQPSYIWYHNKGPVAEPESTMNKLVLDPVSLQHAGNYSCSVRGYRHQSPEETLTVSYAPKTTSVTVSPSGEKEEGSSVTLSCSSEAKPEANSSSVEEPGQILTTAVITSELGGDYYCEQCNRTS
- the LOC115541077 gene encoding B-cell receptor CD22 isoform X4; the encoded protein is MYLRSAERGFLAFLLLVSALHGYHDWTVTYTSSKVCALRGSTVELSCSYEYPDKLQNRSTPVETLWFTKEDHSQPGGLVSDTDYAGRVERSCEEHSCSLSSCSGNCTLRIRDLRQSDSAEYKVRFITNQPGGEYTGDPGVKLTVTDLKVKVPHWPRLWKYLECQSMCVLSDHPNYVWYKNGQHAESLTKIFYIKEGESFSCAVEGSERFHSPLVCVKGNQNLCNKVTYSTRTMCVLQGTSVDISCTYSRGLKLKEKYWYAWSNNNKPTDLQKDSEYKGRVEYPVKERVGSTLKITDLRDTDSAEYRFKYKSRSHEWKSALHGTTLTVTGLRVEGAAVAPVTEGQRVTLSCSTRCLLPGQPSYIWYHNKGPVAEPESTMNKLVLDPVSLQHAGNYSCSVRGYRHQSPEETLTVSYAPKTTSVTVSPSGEKEEGSSVTLSCSSEAKPEANSSSVEEPGQILTTAVITSELGEIATPSLLTAVALGTTAVLLTIITLLVVLWMRRKMASGKASGPAGRPDTTEALPVYENASALTNRPAPAAQREPIERQEELHYGDIQHPHHSEMQEAPRCLAGSLVQSDQTQQVVYSGVNLKGPDAVLELTVLPVTAPSGLNQ
- the LOC115541077 gene encoding uncharacterized protein LOC115541077 isoform X1, with translation MRQMRENTNNTLPSSLFDITPLSVSLSETIWQTSFLFHERERRGQTMYLRSAERGFLAFLLLVSALHGYHDWTVTYTSSKVCALRGSTVELSCSYEYPDKLQNRSTPVETLWFTKEDHSQPGGLVSDTDYAGRVERSCEEHSCSLSSCSGNCTLRIRDLRQSDSAEYKVRFITNQPGGEYTGDPGVKLTVTDLKVKVPHWPRLWKYLECQSMCVLSDHPNYVWYKNGQHAESLTKIFYIKEGESFSCAVEGSERFHSPLVCVKGNQNLCNKVTYSTRTMCVLQGTSVDISCTYSRGLKLKEKYWYAWSNNNKPTDLQKDSEYKGRVEYPVKERVGSTLKITDLRDTDSAEYRFKYKSRSHEWKSALHGTTLTVTGLRVEGAAVAPVTEGQRVTLSCSTRCLLPGQPSYIWYHNKGPVAEPESTMNKLVLDPVSLQHAGNYSCSVRGYRHQSPEETLTVSYAPKTTSVTVSPSGEKEEGSSVTLSCSSEAKPEANSSSVEEPGQILTTAVITSELGEIATPSLLTAVALGTTAVLLTIITLLVVLWMRRKMASGKASGPAGRPDTTEALPVYENASALTNRPAPAAQREPIERQEELHYGDIQHPHHSEMQEAPRCLAGSLVQSDQTQQVVYSGVNLKGPDAVLELTVLPVTAPSGLNQ
- the LOC115541077 gene encoding uncharacterized protein LOC115541077 isoform X2, coding for MRQMRENTNNTLPSSLFDITPLSVSLSETIWQTSFLFHALHGYHDWTVTYTSSKVCALRGSTVELSCSYEYPDKLQNRSTPVETLWFTKEDHSQPGGLVSDTDYAGRVERSCEEHSCSLSSCSGNCTLRIRDLRQSDSAEYKVRFITNQPGGEYTGDPGVKLTVTDLKVKVPHWPRLWKYLECQSMCVLSDHPNYVWYKNGQHAESLTKIFYIKEGESFSCAVEGSERFHSPLVCVKGNQNLCNKVTYSTRTMCVLQGTSVDISCTYSRGLKLKEKYWYAWSNNNKPTDLQKDSEYKGRVEYPVKERVGSTLKITDLRDTDSAEYRFKYKSRSHEWKSALHGTTLTVTGLRVEGAAVAPVTEGQRVTLSCSTRCLLPGQPSYIWYHNKGPVAEPESTMNKLVLDPVSLQHAGNYSCSVRGYRHQSPEETLTVSYAPKTTSVTVSPSGEKEEGSSVTLSCSSEAKPEANSSSVEEPGQILTTAVITSELGEIATPSLLTAVALGTTAVLLTIITLLVVLWMRRKMASGKASGPAGRPDTTEALPVYENASALTNRPAPAAQREPIERQEELHYGDIQHPHHSEMQEAPRCLAGSLVQSDQTQQVVYSGVNLKGPDAVLELTVLPVTAPSGLNQ
- the LOC115541097 gene encoding uncharacterized protein LOC115541097: MVNYCRVFGCTNRSDREKHLEYYRLPKVITNQGEQCQKLSEERRRLWLAKLNQDLRGKNLDNVRICSAHFLSGKRSDLYQKDDPDWVPSVGMTGQQRSPEKAGTSSRYSRRGNRTQQRLREAAADAAADAGVAAETDDSETDDPTTSGYISSNLCSTETQSELTGDLIEAMTSELQNLRTENIQLCSDVAHLSTTYDQSAFVDNDEKVLFFTGLPTYQILLVLFTFLSPHLPVKKSLDKFKQLMLTLMRLRLNVSTTFLSYAFNISIATASRIVIDVMFIRMKPLIIWPEREHLQKTMPMQFRKHFGKKCF
- the LOC115541077 gene encoding uncharacterized protein LOC115541077 isoform X3, coding for MRQMRENTNNTLPSSLFDITPLSVSLSETIWQTSFLFHERERRGQTMYLRSAERGFLAFLLLVSALHGYHDWTVTYTSSKVCALRGSTVELSCSYEYPDKLQNRSTPVETLWFTKEDHSQPGGLVSDTDYAGRVERSCEEHSCSLSSCSGNCTLRIRDLRQSDSAEYKVRFITNQPGGEYTGDPGVKLTVTDLKVKVPHWPRLWKYLECQKGESFSCAVEGSERFHSPLVCVKGNQNLCNKVTYSTRTMCVLQGTSVDISCTYSRGLKLKEKYWYAWSNNNKPTDLQKDSEYKGRVEYPVKERVGSTLKITDLRDTDSAEYRFKYKSRSHEWKSALHGTTLTVTGLRVEGAAVAPVTEGQRVTLSCSTRCLLPGQPSYIWYHNKGPVAEPESTMNKLVLDPVSLQHAGNYSCSVRGYRHQSPEETLTVSYAPKTTSVTVSPSGEKEEGSSVTLSCSSEAKPEANSSSVEEPGQILTTAVITSELGEIATPSLLTAVALGTTAVLLTIITLLVVLWMRRKMASGKASGPAGRPDTTEALPVYENASALTNRPAPAAQREPIERQEELHYGDIQHPHHSEMQEAPRCLAGSLVQSDQTQQVVYSGVNLKGPDAVLELTVLPVTAPSGLNQ